The following is a genomic window from Mycobacterium parmense.
GAACTACACCGGCTAAGCACCCGCTCCGTCGTCATCGGATTCGATGCTGCACCCGTCCCCCGAGGTGCAGTCGCCGCTGTCGCCGCAGTCCTGGCGGGTATCCGCCCAGAGCGGCTCGTCGACGGCGAAGCCGCGTGCCCGCAGGGCGGCCACCGTCCGGGCGACGTTGCCCTTGCCGTAGTCCACCCCGTCGACGTCCGACGGCGCGTGGTGGATGAATCGACCACACGCTTGGTGACAGAAGTCCGCGTAGGGCTTCGTGTACAGGATGAAGGTGTGCCAGCCGATGTCGACCAGCGGTGCGGGAGAGAAGTTGCCATCCGGATCCCCGGCGCACAGCGAGAGGAATGCGAGCGCCTGGTCCATGATGCGTTCGGCCAGCGCGCGCTCGATGCGCTCGTCGGTGACGATGCGGTTGACCAGACGCTCCCAGAGCTGACGTTCGACCAGGTCGCGGTGGGCGAGGTGTGCGTAATTGCCGGTGACTGGGTCGGCGCACGGTGCAGACATCGCCTCTCCTTTGCTCGGAGCTTCGGCTGGGTTCAGCGTAGTCGGCCGGCGGTCACCGCGGAACGGGTCGACGACGTCGCGTTTGCGCGGACGCGCTCATTCCATCAGCCGCGCGGCGAGGGTCGCACCGAGGTTCCAGCAGGACTCCAGGTCCTCCTTGGTCGGCTTACCCGAGACCACCACGGTCTCGGCGGCCTTCACCCAGCCCAGTCCGGCGACGATCGCGTCGACGCCGCGCTCGGCGCCTTCGGTGCCCTCGTTGCCGTGCAGATACAGGCCGAACGGCCGACCCCGCGTCGCGTCCAGGCACGGGTAGTAACAGACGTCGAACGCGTGCTTGAGCGCCCCGCTCATGTATCCCAGGTTGGCCGGGGTGCCCAGCAGGTAGCCGTCGGCACCGAGCACATCGGCCGGCGACAGCGTGAGCGCGGCGCGCCGCACGACCTGCACGCCCTCGATCTCGGGGTCGGTGGCGCCCGAGACCACCGCCTCGAACATCTCGTGGGTGTGTGGCGACGGCGTGTGATGAACGACCAGCAGCGTCCTGCTCACGGGCGGGCCTGCAGCGCGACGGCCGTCCGCATGGCTTCCCGGGCCCGCCGGCGGTCGCCCGCGTAGTCGTATGCGCGGGCCAGCCGGTACCAGCGCCGCCAATCGTCGGGGTGGTTCTCTACCTCGGTGCGCACGGCGGCGAACAGCGTGTCGGCCGCGGCCGGCTCGATGCGCCCAGATGGGCGCCTCGGCAGCCCGCTGACGTCGAGTTCGAGGCCGTCCGCGGCGATCCGGCGCGCCAGTTTCTGGTGGGCGAAGCCGGAGCGCACGGTAGCCACCATGGCCCACAGCCCGATGACCGGCATGACGAGCACCGCCAGGCCCAGGCCCACGGCGGCGGCCCGGCCCGAGGCGATCAGCGCCACGGCGATGCGGCCCAGCAGCACGCAGTACACGAGCAGCGCCACGCACATGAAGCCGATCAGCAACTGGACGCGCAGGGTGGCGTTCATTGCAGGTCGAGCAGCGGCTCGAGGCCGATCGTGAGTCCGGGCCGTTCCGTGACGCGCCGCACCGCCAGCAGCACGCCCGGCACGAACGAGGTCCGGTCGAGGCTGTCGTGGCGGATCGTCAGCGTCTCGCCCTCCGTGCCGAACAGGATCTCCTGGTGCGCAACGAGTCCCGCCAGCCGCACCGAATGCACCGGGACGCCGTCGACGTCCGCCCCGCGGGCGCCGGGCAGGCCGGTGCTGGTGGCATCGGGGTTGGGAGGCAAGCCCTTTCGGGCCTCCGCGATCAGCTTGGCGGTACGCGTCGCGGTGCCCGACGGGGCGTCGGCCTTGTGCGGATGGTGCAACTCGATCACCTCGACCGAGTCGAAGAACCGCGCAGCCTGCCGGGCGAAATGCATCGACAGCACGGCCCCGATCGCGAAGTTGGGGGCGATCAGCACCGACGTGTTCGGGCTGTCGGCCAGCCAGGCCCGCACCTGATCGAGGCGCTCCGCGGTGAAGCCGGTGGTGCCGACCACGGCGTGGATTCCGTTGGCGACCAAGAACTCCAGGTTGCCCATCACCACATCGGGGTGGGTGAAGTCGATGACCGCCTCGGTGTCGCCGTCGGTGAGCAGGCTCAACGCGTCGCCGGCATCCACCTCGGCGGACAGGGTGAGGTCGTCGGCGGCCTGCACCGCCGCCACCATCGTCGACCCGACTTTGCCCTTCGCTCCCAGCACACCTACCCGCATGAGGACACCCTAGACCGGGGTGGCGCGGCGACCGGTTGGCTGGGCTTCATGGCTGTCCAGTGATTGCGAAATGTTTTTGCAGCCGTTGCACAGATATGTGGATTAGCCTGGCGGACCCCTGCCACCCATTCGGGCGGCGGTCGGGCTGACAATTCTCGCAATTCCGAATCGCGAATTGGGATTCGAAGGAGATGACGCTATGAGCGCAACGGGGCGCTGTGGCCGTGTCGTTGGTTTCGGGCTGATGAGCGGTCCACTTCTGGGCGCCGCAATCGTGTGGGCCGGCCCTGCCCAAGCCGATCCCGGCTCCTATCTCAACGATCTGCACAAGGCCGGGATTCACGACGTCAACGGTGGCGACGCGGCCCTGCTGCGGACCGGTCAGAAGTTGTGCCAGCAGATTTCCTATGGCGCTTCCCCGCAGGAGCTACAGGGATTGGCATTGCAGCGCTCAGACAGCACCCTGGGGCCCAATGGCCTCACGCCCGTGCAGGCGGCCGAGGTCGTCAACTTCGCCGTCGCCGACCTTTGTCCGCAATACTGAGTCTTCCGCGCGGCAGAGTTTCGGCGCTTCCGATTTTCGCCGCGGCAGAGTTTCGGCGCGGCATTCGGGTGATCTTGTCCACAGTCCCGCTTCTGTCCACAGCTGGCCTTTCGGCACCGGCCGGGAGTTCGACCCCGGAATAGTATTCGAACATGAGTTCGATCGATGTTCCGCCCGCGGTTGCTGCCGCTCTCGAGGCGCTCGACACGGCGGTGGCCACGCTGCGTGGGCTGAACTTCGACGCGCTCACCCCCGCCGTTGCGCTGTGCGCGCTCGAGCGGATGGAAACCTCTCGCCGCCGGCAAGTAGCCGTCAGCCACGACGTGATCGCGAGCCTCACAACGCACGACCCCGCCGACGTCGGGGGGCCGGTCCACAAGGTGATCGCGGACTGGCTGCGGATCAGCACCACCGAGGCCGTCCGGCGGCTGCGGGACGCCGAGAGCCTCTCGCCTCGCTCGACCCTCACCGGGCAGGTGCTGCCGCCGGAATTGCCTGCCACGGCCCGGCTATGGCGCGACGGCTTGCTCGACGGGCAGCATCTGCGGGTGATTCGGGAGTTCGTACGCGACCTGCCCGAGACCGTGCCCGCCGAGGCAGTCGAGAAAGCGGAGGGCTTCCTGGCGCGCCAGGCGGCGCTGTTGCGGCCCGACCAGCTCGCGAAGGTCGCGGGCCAGTGCGCGCTGCGGCTCAACCCGGACGGGAAGTTCTCCGACTCCGATCGCGCGCGCCGGCGCGGATTCACCTGGTGTGGCCAGCGCCCCGACGGCATGAGCGTCGGGAAGCTCGTGGCATCCCCGGAGCTACGGGCCAACCTCGATGCTTGGCTCGCGCGGTTCGCCGCCCCGGGAATGTGCAACCCGGACGATGAATACCCTTGTGTCGAGGGCGAACCCACCGAACAATGCGCGGCCGGCGACACACGCAGCCATTCCCAGCGGCAACACGACGCGCTCAACGCGCTGGTTCGTGGTCAACTGGGCGACCCGAAGTTGGGGCGGCACAACGGACTGCCGGTGGCGGTCATCGTCTCGACCACGCTGCAGGAGCTGACGTCGGCGACCGGCCGGGCGGTGACGGGCGGCGCAACACTGCTGCCGATGCGCGACGTGATCCGGATGGCCCGCCACGCCTACCACTACCTGGCCGTGTTCGACAAACACTCGAGCCGCCCGCTCTACCTCGGCCGGACGAGGCGGATCGCCACGGCGGATCAGCGCGTCGTCCTCTACGCGAAGGATCGCGGCTGCACGCACCCGGGCTGCGACGTGCCGGGATATTGGAGCGAGGTGCACCACATCGAGGAGTGGGCCGCCGGCGGCCGCACCGATGCCGACAACCTCACCTTCGCCTGCGCGCCCATCCACAAGCTGGTCGGACGTGGTTGGCAGACAAGGAAACTCCCGAACGGGCGCACCGGGTGGATACCGCCCCCGCCGCTGGACCGCGGCGCGCGCACCAACGACTACCACCACCCGGAGCGCCTCTTCGATGAAGACGAAGCGCCCTGAGCCGCTACTTCTTGAACCGGCCGGCGAACCCGCGCAGCGGCAGGTCGGCGCTGGTGACGAGCCCCGGCGGCGCCGCCACCACGGCCCTGAGCGAGTTGAGTGCGGGCAGCCCGGTCACGGTCATGCCGATGGAGGCGAAGTTGTCCGGGTTGGACAGGTCCACGCCGGGTTTGGGGAAGATCATGTGCTTGTTGTAGACGCAGGGGTCGCCCTTTATCTGGGTGATGTAGCAGCCCTTGATGTCCCAGTGGGGGTCGGTGTGCGGCGTCATCTGCCATTCCAGGTGCGTCTCGACGCGCGGCACGCCGTCGACCATGCCCTGGTACTTGATGTAATTGCCGCCCAGCGAACCCTTGGGCAGTGTGTACCAGCCCAGGTCGACGTCCTTGGTGCAGGCGCCCAGCTCATAGGTGAACCTCACCTCGTCGAGGGGCAGGTCGAAGCAGTCGGCCATCATCAGCACACTGTCGGCGAACACCCGCGTGTATTTTTCCAGCTTCGCCGGTATTTCCGGGTCATCCACGGGCAGGCCGTAGCCCACCTCGATCCAGGTGTCCTTGGAGTGGTGGCACGACACGTCGACGGACTCGATGGTGGTGACGTTCTCGATCTCGGCGACGTCGGCCGAACACACCACGCCCAGGATCTGGTTCAGTCCCGGATTCATCCCGGTGCCGTAGAAAGTGGCACCGCCCAACTCGGCGGCCTCGGCCAGCAGCCGGGTCACCGGCTTTCCCGACGGGTGCGGATGGTTCTTGTCGCGGTGCCACCCGGTGATCCAGTCCGCGGTGGTGACGATGTTGATGCCCGCCTCGAGCACCTTGACGTAAAGGTCCTCGTCGGGAAACACGCCGTGGAAGGTCAGCACGTCCGGCTTGGCCGCGACGATCTCCTCGATGCTGCCGGTCGCCTTCACCCCGTTGGGCCCGATGCCCGCAAGCTCGCCGGCGTCTCGTCCGATCTTCTCCGGCGAATAACAGTGCACTCCAACGAGTTCGAGGTCAGGGCGGTCGGCGAGTCGCCTGATCATCTCCGAGCCGACGTTTCCGGTCGCGACCTGGAAGACGCGAATCGGCCGGGTGGGTGCGTTCATGGGTGTTCAGCCTTTCCGGGTTGCTGCGTACACTTCGGCGGCGCTGCCGCCGAGGCCGTCGGGGTAGAACTGCTTGGCCCAGTTGCGGATCGCGGTGAAGCCTTCGTACTCGGCGGCGGCCAGCGCGGGCGGGTCGGAGTAGCGCTGGTGTTGCCAGATCTCGATGTCCTGGGTGAATTGCCGGATCACCTCCTGCCCGAATTCACACCCCTTGCGTTCGGCGCGCGCCGGATCCTTGCCGGGCATCCGGCCGATGTAGACCATGAAGCGGACGTCGGAGGTGCGCTCGTCCACCGGGGTGACCGCGGAGATGGTGCGGTTGTCGACCATCCCCCAGCTCTTGGTCACCGCGATTCCCAGGCCGCCGTTGATGGCCTGTACGCCGCTGTTGACATCCTCGATCCGCTGGCCGTCGTCGCCGGAGAACGTGATGGTGAAGTCGACGTAGGAGACCGCGCCGGCGAAGTCGTGGCGGGTGAAGACGGGCACGATCGGGGTGTCGTGCACGAACTTGAAATGCGCGAAGTCGACCCCGTTCTCGAGCACGTACTGCGGGTGCAGTTCCAGCCCCTGCCGAAACAACCGTTGCTGCGGGTAGTAGCCGGCGGCGCCGCCGTCGTCCCCGAACGCGGCGAACACGTCGGGTGGCTCGAAGAACGGCTCGCGCCCCTGCAGGTCGTGCCAGATGTAGACCGACTCGTTGCGCTCCACCACCGGATAGGTGCGGATCCGCCTGCCCCGGTTGGGGCGGTCCTGGTAGGGAATGCAGACGTTGCGTCCCCCCTCGTTCCACTGCCAGCCGTGGAAGGGGCACTGCAGCACCTCGCCGACGACCTTGCCGCCGTAACCCAGGTGCGCCCCCAGGTGTTCGCAGTAGGCGTTCATGACGGAAATCCGGCCGGACTCGGTCCGCCAGGCCACCATCTCCTGATCGAAGTACTTCATCGTGTGGACGTCGCCGACACCGATCTCGTCGGACCAGGCGACCTGAAACCATCCGGTCGGTTTCATCGACAACGGCGGCTTAGCCATGTGGGAACCCTCCTTGCGTAGGAATGATAGGCGGCATCGGGCGAAGATCACAGTCCCCTCTATGAAAATGGTAGGCTCGGCTCGTGACCGGGACCGAGGTCGCCGGCCGGCGCCCCAATCGGCGCGGCCACGCCACGCGCGAGAGCATGCTCGAAGCCGCGCTGAAGTCGCTCGCGTCCGGCGAGCCGGGCTCGGTGTCGGCCAACCGCATCGCCAAGGACATCGGGGCGACCTGGGGCGCCGTGCAGTACCAGTTCGGCGATACGGACGGCTTTTGGGCCGCGGTGCTGCACCGCACGGCCGAGCGCCGCGCCGCGACGTTCTCGAGCCTGTCGACGCCGGTCTCGCCGGACGCCCCCCTGCGCGAGCGCGTGGGCGCCATCGTCGACACCCTTTACAGCGGGCTGGCCTCGCCGGATTCCCGCGCTATCGAGAACCTGCGGGCCGCCCTGCCGCGCGACCCCGGCGAGCTCGAGCGCCTCTACCCGCGCACCGCCGCGGAGCTGTTCTCCTGGGGCAGAAGCTGGCTCGAGACGTGCCAGAACGCCTTCGCCGGCCTCGATGTCGACCCGGAACGGGTGCGTGAGGTGGCCACGCTCATCCCTGGCGCGATGCGCGGCCTGGTCTCCGAGCGCCAGCTGGGCTCCTACGCCGACCTCGACGTGGCGCGGCGCGGCCTCACCAACGCCCTGGCCGCCTACCTGGAACAGTCGCGGCCGCCAGGTCTTTAGCCTTGACGGTGTGAGCAACAGCGACGTCAGAGTCCGGCGGGCCGAGCCGGCCGATTTCGCTGAGGTGGCCGCGATGCACTATCCCGTGTGGCGGCGGTCCTGGGAGGGGATCGTGTCGCCGCACCTGCTCGATCTGCTCGGCCCGGCGCAACGCTGGGCCGACGTCGTCTACCCGGAGATGCTCAGCCGCCGCGGCTGGAGCATGTGGATCGCCGAGGCCGGCGTTGCGACGCTCGGCATGGTCCTGTTCGGGCCGGACTCCGCGCATCCCGAACACGTGCAGATCGACTCGCTCTACGTCGACGAACGCCACCAGCGGCACGGCGTCGGCGCCCTGCTGCTGCGGCAGGCCGTGTGCGCGAACCCCGCCGCTGACGTGATCCTGTGGTGCGCGGAGATCAACACCAAGGGCCGCCGCTTTTATGAGAAGAACGACTTTCGCGCCGACGGGCGCACGCTCGACTGGGAGCCGCTGCCCTGGGTACGGGTGCCGCACCTGGGCTATCGACTCAAGCGCGCCTGACCGGCGTTGCGGTCCACCCATTCGGCGGTCAGCCGGGCGATGACGCCGGGTTGCGCAGCCACCACCCAGTGGCCGCCCCCGATCGGGACCACCCTGCCGCCGTCGGGGATGGCGCCGGTGAACCTCTGCAGGGCGGGCGTGACGAAGATGTCCCAGCGTGGCACCAGAACCTGCACCGGCACAGTGGTTTTCGGGAGCTGCCGCCCCGGCGACAGCATCGGCGCCGGCATGTTCGCCCGATACAGGCCGAGCCCGTTGAGGTAGTCGCTCAGCGACCGCGGCGCCTTCGGGCCCTGCCCGCGACCACCGATAAGCGCCGTCGCCTCAACGACTTTCACACCCACCCGGGAGCGGAACGCCAACTCGGGCAGCAGCGGGCACAGGAAGAATGCGATGTAGGAGGACGCCAGCAGCTGCCCGGCGACCCGGGCGAGCGCCAGGGGCGTGCGCGCCGAGCGTAGGAACGCGCCGGCGTAGCGCAGGTGCGGGCCCGAGATCGACGTGAAGGAGGCGAACCTGCCCATCACCGACTCGTCGGTGACGGCGGCCCAGGTCGCGATGGAACCCCAGTCGTGGCCGAGCAGATGGACTTGCGAGACGCCCAGGCTGTCGACGACCGCGCCGAGGTCGGCGATGAGCTGCGCGAAGGCGTACCCCGAACGCGTCGCGGGAGACGAAGACTCACCGGCGCCGCGCACGTCGTAGGCGACGACGTTGTAGCGGCCGGCGTAGTGCGCGGCAAGCTCGCCGGCCACCGGGTCCCACACGTGGTGGTTGTCCGGAAAGCCATGCACGGCAAGGATGGTGGGGCGTCCGGCGTCGATGTCGGTATAGCGGTGGACGGCGAGGGTGACGCCGTCGGTGGCGGTGACGTGCGAGGTGACGGTCATCGCTGGGCGCTGGGCATCGCAGCCTCTACTCCGCCTCGGCGCGGTGCTTGAGCCGCTGCAGCGTCAGGCGGATGTGCTCGGCGTTGGCGGCCGCCCGGTCGGGGACGCCGGTGGCCATGCCGGCGAGCTTGCGGAACCAGTTGGGCCTGCGGTCCCAGGTGCTTTCGGTGACCCGGCAGCCGGCGTCGTCGGCAACGATGTCGTACTGCCAGCGCGCGATCGGCAGCACGGTGTGGGTCACCTCGAAGGCGAAGAGGCGGCCCGGCTCGGCGTCGGTGACGGTGCACTTGGTGGTCCAACTCCGGTGGCCGTTCTCGTTGCGGCCGGCGAACACCGCGCCCGGGCGGACCGCGTCGCCCTTGCGCCACCGCATCGCCACCGCCTCCTCGGCCAGCGACGCCAGGGTGGGCAGGTCGGTGAGCAGCCGGTACACCACATCGGGGCGGGCGTCGATCTGCACGGTGGCCGACGCGCACGGATCAGTCATCCGCCGATCATAGGTCCCGGATCGACCCTCCTGACCGCTCCCGCCTCGATTGCGGCCCATCTGAAACTTCTCCACACTTGAGGTGAATCCGCACAGCGAGGGGCCACCATGCGAGTCGGCGTACCGACCGAGACCAAGAACAACGAGTTCAGAGTGGCCATCACCCCGGCGGGCGTCGCCGAGTTGTCCCGGCACGGCCACGACGTGCTCGTGCAGGCCGGCGCCGGGGAAGGCTCGGCCATCTCCGACGAGGAGTTCAAGGCGGCCGGTGCCGAGCTGACCAGCTCGGCCGCCCAGGTCTGGGGCGACGCCGAACTGGTGCTCAAAGTCAAAGAACCGCTGCCGGCCGAGTACGGGCTGCTGCGGCGCGGCCAGACCGTCTTCACCTATCTGCACCTGGCCGCTTCGCGGGCGTGCACCGAGGCGCTGTTGTCCTCCGGCGCAACGTCTATCGCCTACGAGACCGTCCAGGTTGCCGACGGGACGCTCCCGTTGCTGGCCCCGATGAGCGAGGTCGCCGGCCGGCTCTCCGCGCAAGTCGGGGCCTATCACCTGATGCGGACGCACGGCGGGCGCGGCGTGCTGATGGGCGGTGTGCCGGGGGTGAAGCCCGCCGACGTCGTGGTGGTGGGCGCCGGCACGGCCGGCTACAACGCCGCGCGGGTCGCCGGCGGCATGGGCGCCAACGTCACGGTGCTCGACGTCAACATCAACAAGCTGCGGCTGCTCGACGCGGAGTTCGGTGGCCGGGTCCGCACGCGCTATTCGTCGGCGTACGACCTGGAAGGCACCGTCAAGCGCGCCGACCTGGTGATCGGCGCCGTCCTGGTGCCGGGCGGGAAAGCCCCCAGGCTGATCTCGAACTCCCTTGTCGAGCAGATGAAGAACGGCGCGGTGCTGGTGGACATCTCGATCGACCAGGGCGGCTGCTTCGAGGATTCCCGGCCGACCACCCACGACGAGCCGACGTTCGGCGTGCACGGCACGGTGTTCTACTGCGTGGCGAACATGCCCAGCGCGGTGCCCAAGACGTCCACCGTGGCGCTGACCAACGCGACCATGCCGTATGCGATCAGGCTCGCCGACCACGGCTGGCGAGCGGCGTGCCGGTCGGATCCCGCCTTGGCCAAGGGGCTTTCGACGCACGACGGCGCGCTGGTGTCCGAGCGGGTGGCCGCCGACCTGGGGCTGCCGTTCACCGATCCGGCGGAGCTGCTGTCCTGAGGGCCCTGAGGGCTAGGTGAGGCCGGCGATGATGTCGGCCACCGGCCCGGTGCGGGCCTGCCGGTAGGACGTCCCCGCCCACAGGGTCATCCCGTTGGGGTCCTCCACGGCGGCCGCGGCTTCCCTTATCGGCCAGGTCATCTGGTGCACCTCGGGGTAGCCCAGCGGGGCCACGGTGTCGAGCATGCGGGTGAATTCATTCTCCAGGCTGCGCGCGTACCGGCCGGAGAAGGCTCGCGTGACGATGGTGTTCGCGAACAGCGGGTTCTTCATCGCCGTGCGCTGCGCGACGTTGGTGCCGGCCTCGTCGCTGAGCAGCAGCGCGGTGCCCACCTGGGCGGCCACCGCTCCCCGGTTCAGCACGGCGGCGACGTCCTCGGCGGTGCCCAGGCCGCCGGCCGCGACGAGGGCGACGTCGCGGTGCGCGCTGCGGATCCGGGCCAGCAGCTGGTGCAGCGATTCGGTACCGGGTTCCATGTCCGGTGCGAAGGTGCCGCGGTGGCCGCCGGCTTCGGGCCCCTGCACGATCAGGCTGTCCGCGCCCGCGGCGATGGCCACCCCGGCCTCGTAGGCCGACGTCACGGTCACCATCACCAGCAGGCCCAGCGCGCCGAGCCGCCCGATCACCTCGGGCGGCGGGACGCCGAAGGTGAACGACACCAGCTCCGGGCGGACGTCGGCCACCACCTCGAGCTTGCGCTCCCAGTCGTCGTCGTCGCCGTGCTCGGGCCGCCCGACCTCGACCTGGTAGAACTCGGCGATGTTCATGAGCTCTTCGGCGTAGTAGTCCAGCGCGATCCAGTCGGCGACACTGGGTTGGGGCACATGCAGGTTGACCCCCAGGGGGCCGGTGGTCAGCGCGCGCGCGGCGGCGATGTCCTCGGCGAACCGGTCGGCGCTGATGTGCCCGGCGGAGAGGAAACCGAGGCCGCCGGCGTTCGAGACCGCCGCCGCCAGCGCCGGGGTGCCGGGTCCACCGGCCATCGGCGCGCCGACGATGGGCACCGCGATGTCCCAAAAGCCCAGTACCATCTGAGCTAATCTACCATCGCCCGAAGTTGTTGGGGCAGCGAGCGTTTCGAAGCGTAGGGGCCCAGGACGGCGGCGGCGTATCGCTGCGTCAGCAGCTTGCGCGCCACCGCGTTGACCTCGTCGACGGTCACCGCGTCGATCTTGGCCAGCGTTTGCTCGATGCTGCGATGTCTGCCGTAGTTCAATTCGTTGCGTCCCAGCCGGCTCATCCGGGAGCCCGAGTCCTCCAGGCCCAGGACGAGCCCGCCGCGCAACGACCCCTTGGCGATTCGGCATTCCGCCTCGGTGATGCCGTCGCGCGCCACCGCGTCCAGCACGCCGGAGGTCACCGCCATGACGTCGGCGAACCGCTCGGGCTGGCAGGCGGCATACACCGACAGCGCGCCGGTGTCGGCGAAGACGTCCACCGTCGAGTACACCGAGTAGGCGAGGCCACGCAACTCGCGAACCTCCTGGAACAGCCGCGAACTCAGGCCGCCGCCCAGCGCGGTGTGCAGCACCGACAACGCCCAGCGGTGCCGCCAGCCGCGCCCGGGCGTGCGGACACCCAGCGACATGTGGGTCTGCTCGGCGTCGCGCTTGCTCAGGGTCAGCCCAGGCCGGCCGGCCACCCGCCCGGCGCCTTTGCGCGGGGCCAGCGGATGGCGCCCGCGGACCAGCCGCGGCCCGAAGTGCTCGCGCACCAACGCCAGAACCTCGCCGTGGTCGACGTTGCCGGCCACCGCCACCACCATCCGCTCCGGCGTATAGCGCCGCACGTGGAACGAGCGCAGCTGGTTGCGGGTCATCGACGACACCGATTGCGCCGTGCCGATCACCGGACGGCCCACCGGGTGGTCGCCGAACATCGCCGTCAGGAACAGGTCCCCCAGCGCGTCCTCCGGGTCGTCGTCGCGCATCGCGATCTCCTCGAGGACGACATCGCGTTCCAGCTCGACGTCGTCGGCGGCGCAGCGGCCGTTGAGCACCACGTCGGCCACCAGGTCGACGGCCAGTGCGAGATCGCTGTCGAGCACGTGCGCGTAGTAGCAGGTGTGCTCTTTGGCGGTGAACGCGTTGAGCTCCCCGCCCACGGCGTCCATCGCCTGCGCGATGTCGACGGCCGTGCGGGTGGGCGTCGACTTGAACAGCAGATGCTCGAGAAAGTGGGCCGCACCGGCCACGGTGCCGCCCTCGTCGCGCGAGCCGACACCGACCCACACGCCGACCGACGCGGAACGGACCGAGGGCAGGTACTCGGTCACCACCCGCAGGCCGCCCGGCAATGTGGTGCGCCGCAGTGCGGCCTGGCGTTCGGG
Proteins encoded in this region:
- a CDS encoding NAD(P)H-dependent amine dehydrogenase family protein yields the protein MNAPTRPIRVFQVATGNVGSEMIRRLADRPDLELVGVHCYSPEKIGRDAGELAGIGPNGVKATGSIEEIVAAKPDVLTFHGVFPDEDLYVKVLEAGINIVTTADWITGWHRDKNHPHPSGKPVTRLLAEAAELGGATFYGTGMNPGLNQILGVVCSADVAEIENVTTIESVDVSCHHSKDTWIEVGYGLPVDDPEIPAKLEKYTRVFADSVLMMADCFDLPLDEVRFTYELGACTKDVDLGWYTLPKGSLGGNYIKYQGMVDGVPRVETHLEWQMTPHTDPHWDIKGCYITQIKGDPCVYNKHMIFPKPGVDLSNPDNFASIGMTVTGLPALNSLRAVVAAPPGLVTSADLPLRGFAGRFKK
- a CDS encoding HNH endonuclease signature motif containing protein, whose protein sequence is MSSIDVPPAVAAALEALDTAVATLRGLNFDALTPAVALCALERMETSRRRQVAVSHDVIASLTTHDPADVGGPVHKVIADWLRISTTEAVRRLRDAESLSPRSTLTGQVLPPELPATARLWRDGLLDGQHLRVIREFVRDLPETVPAEAVEKAEGFLARQAALLRPDQLAKVAGQCALRLNPDGKFSDSDRARRRGFTWCGQRPDGMSVGKLVASPELRANLDAWLARFAAPGMCNPDDEYPCVEGEPTEQCAAGDTRSHSQRQHDALNALVRGQLGDPKLGRHNGLPVAVIVSTTLQELTSATGRAVTGGATLLPMRDVIRMARHAYHYLAVFDKHSSRPLYLGRTRRIATADQRVVLYAKDRGCTHPGCDVPGYWSEVHHIEEWAAGGRTDADNLTFACAPIHKLVGRGWQTRKLPNGRTGWIPPPPLDRGARTNDYHHPERLFDEDEAP
- a CDS encoding flavodoxin family protein → MFEAVVSGATDPEIEGVQVVRRAALTLSPADVLGADGYLLGTPANLGYMSGALKHAFDVCYYPCLDATRGRPFGLYLHGNEGTEGAERGVDAIVAGLGWVKAAETVVVSGKPTKEDLESCWNLGATLAARLME
- the dapB gene encoding 4-hydroxy-tetrahydrodipicolinate reductase, whose translation is MRVGVLGAKGKVGSTMVAAVQAADDLTLSAEVDAGDALSLLTDGDTEAVIDFTHPDVVMGNLEFLVANGIHAVVGTTGFTAERLDQVRAWLADSPNTSVLIAPNFAIGAVLSMHFARQAARFFDSVEVIELHHPHKADAPSGTATRTAKLIAEARKGLPPNPDATSTGLPGARGADVDGVPVHSVRLAGLVAHQEILFGTEGETLTIRHDSLDRTSFVPGVLLAVRRVTERPGLTIGLEPLLDLQ
- a CDS encoding GNAT family N-acetyltransferase yields the protein MSNSDVRVRRAEPADFAEVAAMHYPVWRRSWEGIVSPHLLDLLGPAQRWADVVYPEMLSRRGWSMWIAEAGVATLGMVLFGPDSAHPEHVQIDSLYVDERHQRHGVGALLLRQAVCANPAADVILWCAEINTKGRRFYEKNDFRADGRTLDWEPLPWVRVPHLGYRLKRA
- a CDS encoding alpha/beta fold hydrolase, whose translation is MTVTSHVTATDGVTLAVHRYTDIDAGRPTILAVHGFPDNHHVWDPVAGELAAHYAGRYNVVAYDVRGAGESSSPATRSGYAFAQLIADLGAVVDSLGVSQVHLLGHDWGSIATWAAVTDESVMGRFASFTSISGPHLRYAGAFLRSARTPLALARVAGQLLASSYIAFFLCPLLPELAFRSRVGVKVVEATALIGGRGQGPKAPRSLSDYLNGLGLYRANMPAPMLSPGRQLPKTTVPVQVLVPRWDIFVTPALQRFTGAIPDGGRVVPIGGGHWVVAAQPGVIARLTAEWVDRNAGQARLSR
- a CDS encoding glycine-rich domain-containing protein — its product is MSAPCADPVTGNYAHLAHRDLVERQLWERLVNRIVTDERIERALAERIMDQALAFLSLCAGDPDGNFSPAPLVDIGWHTFILYTKPYADFCHQACGRFIHHAPSDVDGVDYGKGNVARTVAALRARGFAVDEPLWADTRQDCGDSGDCTSGDGCSIESDDDGAGA
- a CDS encoding tetratricopeptide repeat protein, which produces MNATLRVQLLIGFMCVALLVYCVLLGRIAVALIASGRAAAVGLGLAVLVMPVIGLWAMVATVRSGFAHQKLARRIAADGLELDVSGLPRRPSGRIEPAAADTLFAAVRTEVENHPDDWRRWYRLARAYDYAGDRRRAREAMRTAVALQARP
- a CDS encoding DUF732 domain-containing protein, whose protein sequence is MSATGRCGRVVGFGLMSGPLLGAAIVWAGPAQADPGSYLNDLHKAGIHDVNGGDAALLRTGQKLCQQISYGASPQELQGLALQRSDSTLGPNGLTPVQAAEVVNFAVADLCPQY
- a CDS encoding TetR family transcriptional regulator produces the protein MLEAALKSLASGEPGSVSANRIAKDIGATWGAVQYQFGDTDGFWAAVLHRTAERRAATFSSLSTPVSPDAPLRERVGAIVDTLYSGLASPDSRAIENLRAALPRDPGELERLYPRTAAELFSWGRSWLETCQNAFAGLDVDPERVREVATLIPGAMRGLVSERQLGSYADLDVARRGLTNALAAYLEQSRPPGL
- a CDS encoding Rieske 2Fe-2S domain-containing protein, with the protein product MAKPPLSMKPTGWFQVAWSDEIGVGDVHTMKYFDQEMVAWRTESGRISVMNAYCEHLGAHLGYGGKVVGEVLQCPFHGWQWNEGGRNVCIPYQDRPNRGRRIRTYPVVERNESVYIWHDLQGREPFFEPPDVFAAFGDDGGAAGYYPQQRLFRQGLELHPQYVLENGVDFAHFKFVHDTPIVPVFTRHDFAGAVSYVDFTITFSGDDGQRIEDVNSGVQAINGGLGIAVTKSWGMVDNRTISAVTPVDERTSDVRFMVYIGRMPGKDPARAERKGCEFGQEVIRQFTQDIEIWQHQRYSDPPALAAAEYEGFTAIRNWAKQFYPDGLGGSAAEVYAATRKG